DNA from Arthrobacter sp. SLBN-112:
CCGCGCGGCCATCGACGAGATTGAAGCCGAACTTCCGCAGTTGGTGGCCCTGGCCAATATCGCGGGCGTCAGTTCCCCCGTGCCGTACCTGGAGCTGGACGCCGCCGAATGGGACCGCGTGCTCAGCATCAACATGAACGGGGTGCACTACGCAACCCGCCGCGCTGCCGAATCGATGGCCAGGAACCGGCTGGGGCGGATCGTGAACATCTCCTCCGTCTCCGCCCAGCGCGGCGGCGGCACCTTCAGCAAGACCCCGTACTCCGTGGCCAAGGCCGGCGTCATCGGCCTGACCCGCGCCACCGCCCGTGAACTGGGGGAGTACGACATCACCGTCAACGCCATCTCGCCGGGCCCGATCGACACCGACATCATGGGCGGCACGCTGAGCGAGGAACGCAAGGATGAGCTGGTCAAGGACCTGGTGGTGAACCGCGTGGGCAGCCCCCGTGACGTCGCGGCCGCCATCCATTTCCTGATTGGCGAAGACGCCGGCTACATCTCCGGCCAGACGCTGAACGTCGACGGCGGACTGTACATGCACTGATGGCACCCCGCCGGGCGCCACCACTTAAAGCCTGCGGCCCGCCGGGCTGCAGTAAAACCATCAATGTCACCACTCGAAGGAGAGTGTTGTGTCCGAAACCACCGCAACATCCAAGGAACTTCTGGCCCGCCCGGTCCTGAAGTCCGCAATCTTCAAGGCGGCCCGCCGGCTCATGCCGATGCTGGTCATCCTGTACGTCGTTTCGTTCCTGGACCGCACCAACGTCGGCTTTGCCGAAGCGGCCCTGGGGGCGGACAAGGGAGTGTCCGCCGCGGCCTTCGCCCTGGGCGCAGGAATCTTCTTCATTGGCTACGCGATCTTCGAGATCCCCAGCAACCTGCTGCTCAAGAAGGTCGGCGCCAAGATTTGGCTTGCCCGCATCGCCATCACCTGGGGCATCGTCTCGGCGTGCTTCGCCTTCGTCCAGGGCGAGACCTCGTTCGTGATCCTGCGTTTCCTCCTCGGCGTGACTGAGGCCGGCCTCTTCCCTGGCGTGATCATGTACCTCGCCGAATGGTTCCCGAACAAGGTGCGCGTCCAGATGTTCGCCATCTTCTACCTGGCCCAGCCGTTCTCCCAGATGATCGGCAACCCGCTGTCGGGCTGGCTGATCAACATCGGCGACCAGGTGCCGGGCCTGCGCGGCTGGCAGGTGATGTTCTTCGTTGAAGGCATGCTGGCCGTCCTGGCGGGTATCGCCGCGTTCTTCTTCCTCATCAACGGTCCTGAAAAGGCGAAGTTCCTTAACCGGGAGGAGAAGTACGCACTGAAGGAAGTCATGGCACTTGAGGACAACATCAAGGACGAACACGGTCCCCGGGGCATCCTCGCCGCCATGCGCAACGGCCGCGTCTGGTACTTCACCGCCATATACTTCTGCCTGCAGATCGCCGTCTACGGCGTGACGTTCTTCCTGCCGCAGCAGGTCTCCTCGCTGACCGGGCAAAAGGTGGGACTCGCCGTCGGCCTGCTGATCGCCGTCCCGTGGTTCTTCGGCATCTTCTCCTGCTACTTCATTGGCAAGGCCGCGGACACCGTGGCCAAACGGCGGAAGTTCGGCACCATCCTGTTCATCTCCACCGGCCTGTGCATCTTCGGCTCCGCCTGGGCAGGAACCAACCACCAGCCGGTCATCGGCATGGTCTTCATTACCCTGGCGGTCTGCAGCTTCCTGGCCGTGGGCCCTGTTGTCTGGTCCTATCCCACCGCGTTCCTGGCCGGCTCCGCGGCCGCGGCGGGCATTGGCCTGATCAACTCGCTGGGCAACCTGGGCGGGTTTGTTGCACCCATCCTCCGGACCGCCGTCAACGAGGCCACACACTCACCCACCGGCTCCATGGGCGTTTACGCCCTGGGCGTCCTGCCCTTCGTGGCTGCAGCGATGATGTACGCCACCAAGCGGTTCAAGAACAGGGCCGACGACCTGCTCGACTGAGCACCACAAGTAAGAGGAAACCCAATGCGCACCTCCGGCAGCAGCACAGGCAACGACACCGTCTTCGTCGGTGTCAGCACCAAAATGTACCTGGGATACCAGGCAAGCCTGCGCTGGCTGTCGGAGGTGCGCTCCGTTGTGGACGAAAGACCCGGACTCGGCAAGGACTCCCCGGTCCGGGTCTTCGTCATCCCTTCCTTCCCCGTACTGGAGCCGGCCGCGCGGATCCTGGCCGGCTCGCCCGTCCTGCTGGGCGCACAAAACTGCGCCTGGGGAGACGGGCCCTTGACCGGCGAAGTGAGTCCCGGCATGCTGGCCGAGCTCGGCGTCACGCTGGTCGAAATCGGCCACGCAGAACGCCGCCGGCTGTTCGCCGAGGACGACGCCGTGGTGGCGCGCAAGGTGCGTGCCGCCGTCGGGCATTCGCTCACCCCGCTGCTGTGCATCGGTGAGCCGGATATGCTCGACGCCGGGGCTGCCGCTGACTTCTGCGCCGGGCAGGTCCATGCCGCCACCGGCGGGGACCCCGCACTGCTGGAACGCCTGGTGCTGGCCTACGAACCTGTGTGGGCCATCGGCGCCGAGGCGCCCGCTCCGCCGCACCACATCAACGCTGTGCTTGCCCTGCTCCATGCCGAACTGGGTGCGGGCTGCCCCCTGATCTACGGCGGCAGCGCCGGGCCCGGGCTGCTGCCCCAGCTCCCCGCCGCAGACGGGCTCTTCCTGGGCCGCTTTGCCCACGACGCCGGAAACCTGGGCCGAGTACTGGACGAGGCCCTTGCCTTAACTCAGACCCGCGCCCCGGCCAGCAATTCCTCAAGCCGCTCGTAGCCTTCGCTCATGCCGCCCTCCATGCCGGACTGCGCCATGCCGTCGCGCGCCTCCTGACTGGGGTAGACGGAGTGGCCCCGAAGCCGGGTCCGCCCGTTGCCCAGGTCCTCAAACGTCATGAAATCCAGGCTGACCACATCCGGGTACCCGCCGAACTCAAACGTCTGGATGGCGAATTCGTTGTCCCGCACGGTGTGGAAGATGCCCTTGAACTCGTAGGCCACCCCGTCCGGCCCCGTGTGCAGGTAGCTGTAGCTGCCGCCCGTGCGGAAGTCGTAGTGGCCGATCTCCATCTTCATGCCCCGCGGGCCCAGCCACTGGACAACGAGGTCCGGCTCTTTGTGCGCGCGGAACACGTCCGCGACCGGGAAATCGAACTCGCGCTCGAAATCGATGAAGGGGACGCCCTCGGGAACGCTGAGTTTCAGGGAATTGCTCATCATGACTCCTTGGAGGATTGATCACCGCTGTCCGCGGTGTTTGATCTAAGGACGGCGTCGAGGCTGCGGAACTGCCCTTCACGCACCAACCGGTAGCGGTCGATCCATGCGGTCAGCGCTTCAAGCCGGTCCGGGTTGAGGTGGACGGGCCTGCGCTGCGCGTCCCTGCTTCGGGTCACCAGTTCCGCCTGCTCGAGCACCTGGATATGTTTCGAAACCGCCTGCTTGGAGATCTCGAACGGTTCTGCCAATTCGTTCACTGTTGCCGGGCCCCGGCTGAGCCGGGCAATGATGCTCCTCCGCACGGGATCTGCCAGGGCCATGAAGGCCGAGTCCAAGGCCGCACTTTCAGAGTTCATTCGTGTCCGTTTCTAATCAACCTAATGGTTTATCAACCACTTGGTTGTCTAAGCATAGCCCCGTCTTTGTGCCGCCTCAAGACCTTGACCCTTGTTTCCTGAATTCTTTCTTTGTTAGTATGTCAGTACAAACTGTTTGAAGGAGAAGTTCCATGCCATTGGTCCGCATCGACGTTAATGAAGGGCGCAGCGCGGAGGCCCTGCAA
Protein-coding regions in this window:
- a CDS encoding SDR family NAD(P)-dependent oxidoreductase, translating into MTAFPTDRTVIVTGAVSERGIGRATADYLAERGWNIGVIDLDDAASKAVAKELAEKHGVKAHGAGANVSDEASVRAAIDEIEAELPQLVALANIAGVSSPVPYLELDAAEWDRVLSINMNGVHYATRRAAESMARNRLGRIVNISSVSAQRGGGTFSKTPYSVAKAGVIGLTRATARELGEYDITVNAISPGPIDTDIMGGTLSEERKDELVKDLVVNRVGSPRDVAAAIHFLIGEDAGYISGQTLNVDGGLYMH
- a CDS encoding MFS transporter — protein: MSETTATSKELLARPVLKSAIFKAARRLMPMLVILYVVSFLDRTNVGFAEAALGADKGVSAAAFALGAGIFFIGYAIFEIPSNLLLKKVGAKIWLARIAITWGIVSACFAFVQGETSFVILRFLLGVTEAGLFPGVIMYLAEWFPNKVRVQMFAIFYLAQPFSQMIGNPLSGWLINIGDQVPGLRGWQVMFFVEGMLAVLAGIAAFFFLINGPEKAKFLNREEKYALKEVMALEDNIKDEHGPRGILAAMRNGRVWYFTAIYFCLQIAVYGVTFFLPQQVSSLTGQKVGLAVGLLIAVPWFFGIFSCYFIGKAADTVAKRRKFGTILFISTGLCIFGSAWAGTNHQPVIGMVFITLAVCSFLAVGPVVWSYPTAFLAGSAAAAGIGLINSLGNLGGFVAPILRTAVNEATHSPTGSMGVYALGVLPFVAAAMMYATKRFKNRADDLLD
- a CDS encoding triose-phosphate isomerase family protein, which gives rise to MRTSGSSTGNDTVFVGVSTKMYLGYQASLRWLSEVRSVVDERPGLGKDSPVRVFVIPSFPVLEPAARILAGSPVLLGAQNCAWGDGPLTGEVSPGMLAELGVTLVEIGHAERRRLFAEDDAVVARKVRAAVGHSLTPLLCIGEPDMLDAGAAADFCAGQVHAATGGDPALLERLVLAYEPVWAIGAEAPAPPHHINAVLALLHAELGAGCPLIYGGSAGPGLLPQLPAADGLFLGRFAHDAGNLGRVLDEALALTQTRAPASNSSSRS
- a CDS encoding ArsR/SmtB family transcription factor, with the translated sequence MNSESAALDSAFMALADPVRRSIIARLSRGPATVNELAEPFEISKQAVSKHIQVLEQAELVTRSRDAQRRPVHLNPDRLEALTAWIDRYRLVREGQFRSLDAVLRSNTADSGDQSSKES
- a CDS encoding SRPBCC family protein, with translation MSNSLKLSVPEGVPFIDFEREFDFPVADVFRAHKEPDLVVQWLGPRGMKMEIGHYDFRTGGSYSYLHTGPDGVAYEFKGIFHTVRDNEFAIQTFEFGGYPDVVSLDFMTFEDLGNGRTRLRGHSVYPSQEARDGMAQSGMEGGMSEGYERLEELLAGARV